In Bos taurus isolate L1 Dominette 01449 registration number 42190680 breed Hereford chromosome 13, ARS-UCD2.0, whole genome shotgun sequence, the DNA window GCACCCACCACGGCCTCGGACACCTTCGAGGCGGCTCCGCCCGCGCCCGCCCCCGCGCCCGCCTCCTCCGGGCAGCACCACGACTTCCTCTCCGACCTCTTCTCCGACGACTACGGGGGCAAGAACTGCAAGAAGGCGGCCGAGTACGGCTACGTGAGCCTGGGCCGCCTGGGGGCCGCCAAGGGAGCGCTGCACCCGGGCTGCTTCGCGCCCCTgcacccgccgccgccgccgccgccgccgccggccgaGCTCAAGGCGGAGCCGGGCTTCGAGCCCGCGGACTGCAAGCGGAAGGAGGAGGCCGGAGCTCCGGGCGGCGGCGCCGCGGGCATGGCGGCCGGCTTCCCGTACGCGCTGCGCGCCTACCTCGGCTACCAGGCGGTGCCGAGCGGCAGCAGCGGGAGCCTGTCCACGTCCTCGTCGTCCAGCCCGCCCGGCACGCCAAGCCCCGCCGACGCCAAGGCGACCCCGGCCGCCGCCGCCTGTTACGCGGGGGCGGCGCCGGCGCCCTCGCAGGTCAAGAGCAAGGCCAAGAAGACGGTGGACAAGCACAGCGACGAGTACAAGATCCGGCGGGAGCGCAACAACATCGCGGTGCGCAAGAGCCGCGACAAGGCCAAGATGCGCAACCTGGAGACGCAGCACAAGGTCCTGGAGCTCACGGCCGAGAACGAGCGGCTCCAGAAGAAGGTGGAGCAACTGTCGCGCGAGCTCAGCACCCTGCGGAACTTGTTCAAGCAGCTGCCCGAGCCTCTGCTCGCCTCCTCCGGCCACTGCTAGCGCGGCCCCCGCGCGCGTCCCCCGCGGCCGGCCGGCCGGCCCCCGCGCTGCCGGGCGCGCCGCGGCCGCCGAGACTCCGGGGAGCGCCCGCGCGCCCGCCCGCGCCCCTGGCGGCGCCGGCAGAACTTTGGCACTGGGGCACTGGGCAGCGCGGGGAGCGCGTcggtaattttaatattttattatatatatctatctatatttttGTCCACACCAGCCGCACGTGCAGACGGGGCGCCCGCCCGCGGTGTTATTTAAAGAAGAGATGTCTATGTGTACAGATGAATGATAAACTCTtgcctctcctcctgcccacccccctcTCCGGGCGCCGGCGGGCGGGCCGGTTTCGAAGTTGATGCAATCGGTTTAAACATGGCTGAACGCGTGTGTACACGGGACTGACGCAACCCACGTGTAACTGTCAGCCGGGCCCTGAGTAATCGCTTAAAGATGTTCCTACGGGGTTGTTGCTGTtgatgttgttttttgtttttgttggttttttttttttttttttggccttttttttgtatcataaaaaataatctatttctATGAGAAAAGAGGCATCTGTATATTTGGGAATCTTTTCCGTTTCGAGCATTAAGAACACTTTTAataaacttttgttttgtttttttttttttgagattgttTAAAAAGCCTTTTGGGGGCAgtagttggcttttttttttttttcttcccctttatttTGGATTTATAGTTGCCTTTCTGTTGtgtggggttgttgttgttgttgtgtgtgtgtgagagagagagagagagctgctATTATTTTTGGCATTTTAGGTGGTTGGGTGGGGGTGTTGCAGCTGCTTATTCTCCTCTGCTACTcccgccccccagccccgcccccagggCCTGTGCTTGGAGATCGGGGTATCAGGCCTGGCtcgggggaggggcagaggagtGCTGGGTCAGGCTTTCAGGGTGACTCAGTCCCGCTGAGTGCTGGGGAGGAGTGACTAGGAGCCCTGCTTGGGGAGGGCCTGCAGGGCCTCCGGCTGGTCCTGAGTGCAGGGCTTGGGTTTGGAGGGGCTTGGCGGGTTCTGATCTCTGCACAGTGCTTGGGGACCCAGTCCACGGGACTGTGACTCTGAAAGAGAAGGGGTACAGGTCTTGGTCCTACTGAACCCAAGTCGGAGCAGACTATTTCGAAAGTGAAGCCGGGCAGGGTGTTTAGAAAATagtgtgtgtgcgtatgtatatttttaagagaGTAGCCTGGGTGTGTGGGTGAGCTTGTGTTTGTGTGTTCTggccagagggaggggagaatcCAGAATCGGGCTCTGTTGGGGAGGCGGGGGAAGGGTTCCTATACGTTCACTCCTTTTCCTAGCACCACCTGTCCTGCTTGTACCTACGGTGGACACTGAGGCCTAGGCTTACCTGCTCAAGGACGCTGAGCCCAGGTGTGAACCCAGGACTGCCGTCCCTGATTCCCTGTGACAGAAATGGCCCCGGGCAAGGCTGCGTCTTCCCTGCCCCCTGCTACACTCCTGCCTGCCCCTTTGCATGGCTCCTGCACCCCCGTTCCAGCCCTGGATGGCATTCCTGAGAGTTGAGGATGTAGACGGAGGGGTTTGTGGATACCCCTACAGCGTCCCACGGTGCCTGGCATGCAGGAGGTGTTATATAAGCGTTTGCTCTTGTTATTATTTTTCGCTGGGAGGCTCCTGGCATTTGGCACTTGAATCTTCAGCGCAGCGCGAGTGTGGCCAGCGCTCGCCAGGGGCCAGTGTCCAGTAAGCCCTGGACCTGCCCATCTCATTTAAATCTCACAGCCACCTTCAAAGAGGTTGCTACCATTACATGGCCTGCTTTCAGAGCTGTGAATCTGCCTTTTGGCTGTCACACCCGTAAGGGTGAGAAATATGTTTGTGGGGGGAGCCCTGCTTTAGGAATTCAGGGGTTGAGGGAGGGTGGAATAGGGGGGCTTTGTAGATGAGTTTGCTGAGGACCTGGGATCTCAGGAGCAGTTGGTGATACCGTGGTTTGAGAAGGGGCAATGTGCTTCCTCTCCATTGCCCTTTGGGTGCCTGGATGTTTCCCCCCCTCCCCGTGGAAGCCTGTGGGAAACAGACACTCAGCCCCCACCGTTACGGAGCCAAGGACCAAAGCAAACGCCACCTCCCTAGCCCCGCTTGTCGCCTGGGCACTGGGCACACGTAACTTAGGCCCTGGGCAGCCCTAACCCCGCTTGTCGCCTGGGCGCTGGGCACACGTAACTTAGGCCCTGGGCAGCCGGAAGACTGATGGGAAGCCGCAGTGTCAAAGTCCGCTCAGTACCAGCACCAGCACATCAGCTCCTGCCTCTGGGATTTACCTGCTGAGGGGCAGAGTGGGTGGGGGGCTGACCTCGGGAATGAGGTAGCTCAGTCTTTggctcggggggtggggggaggaagtcGCCATTTAGGAGGGAACCTCTCCAATCCTCGCTCCTTCATTCGTGAAGAGTTGGCTGGTTACTGCCACTTCTCACCCATTTTTTGTCACCAGAGGATGCAAAGGAGGTGAGAGGCAAGAAGTCTGGGCAGAGAGTGGCCCCAAGCTCCTGTTTCCTGAGCGCTGCTGCACAGCGAGTGTGGAGTGTCACTGTTCACACACTCAGACCCTCCTATCATTGACACAAGCACCCGGGGAAGGGGCTACACTGGTTTGACAAAAGTAAACTGAGGCCTATGGTAGCGGGGTTACTGCTCAGGAAGAACAAGGGTGGAGCCAGTTAGCCAAGTTCGGCTCCGAAGTCTCTGGGGAAAGCTTGGGGATGAAAGCCTGGTTGGTAACCTCAGCCCCCACCCAAGTCCTGGGCCCTGCCTGGAGGAATCCTTGCCCCCCAGCTCATGCACCTCGAATGCCGGAGTTTAGTGACTTGCTTATGGTTTCACAGTTCGGAAGCAGCATTAAAGGAATTTAAACCCGAGCCATCTGACGGCCCTTGAAGAGGGCTTGGAGAAACAGTTAACAGGTTGAGGGCTCTGATGGTGCTCCAGGCGGCACATGAGGGCACTGTGGACAGAGCTGTGCCCAGAGGACTTGGGGATGTCATAAATGGGGGACACCCACTGTATGCGTGTGCATCGCCAGGCTGCAGGCTCACAGGGAAGAGGGAGGGTCTGTTCAAAAGCTGGGAaacgagagagagagacagagagaacaggATGGGGTGAAGCAGGAGGAGGCCAGGGGTGTGCCTCAAAGAGCGGGAATCACAGTGGGTGCACACTCGTACTTAGAGTGAGCAAGACCTACGCACAGATGGATTTGCTGGTTTCTCCCAGCTGCCTGGTCACGTTAACCACAGACCCATTTAGTGGGGTTGACCACTGAGGCTAGCTGGAAACCCTCACCAATGTTTGCTTAGGACAGGAGAGTTGACAGAATACACTGGTGCCTTGTAATCTTAGGCAGTTGCCCCACAGCCGGGCGATTTTTACCAGGGATAGAAGTGAGTGTCAGAAATTGAAGCTGGAGACACTGGTGGGCGCCGGACCCTCTGCTCACCACGTACTGGCTTATCAGCCTCTTGGAGGCCCTGGCTTTTGTTACTGGCATTTTCCTGCCAATCAAGCTGGCTCAGAGAGGGGAGGTGACCTGTCCAAGGTTGCACAGCTAAGGATCGTGACAGtcaggatgggaaagggaagggggacTTCCCCATCTAAACACCTAAGGAATGTGTCCTCCCCCTAAATCCTATCTAGACTTCTCTGGGACTGTTTTGTCCCTGTTTCTGAGacactagttttatttttatttttttcacttattccttaagcatttattgagcacctgctctgtgccaggccctatgctgggtgctggggacacaTTCCCAAAACGGAGATGATGAGTTTTGGGGACGGGCGGCAGACAACGAGGACAAGATAATGACAGATGGGGACAAGGGCTCAGAGGGAAGGCAGGTAGGGCAGGGCGGCGTGGGGTCATCCGGGAAGGCCTCTCCTGGGAGGAGGCATCCGCAGAGGCCAGGGTCAGGTGGGGCATGGGGGGCGGGAAGAGCCTCGGTTTTCAGAGCCCTCGCCCTACTCCAGGCATCACCACCTGTGCCTTTTATCTGCGCTAATCCAATGACTCGGGTGCTGCTTAACAACCCCTTCTCTGGTTGGACaaacaggcccagagaggcgAAGGCACTGGCCCTGTGGCTGGGAAGTGATAGCATGAAGTCttctcctgcttccctctccctgccccaaaGCTTTCCTCTGCTCTTTTCTTCTCCTGACAACCTGCCCCCCCACAAACTTAGTCTTCTCTCAGCCTGGCTGACCACCTGGATGACCAGTGGTGGAGTCCCAGTGGCCCCAGCTGGCTAGTTTGCTAGCCGCCCCTCCTTAGGGGTTTTCAACCTTGTACTGACCATGGCCACGTATAGTGGGGTGATGGGGGCTAGAGAGGGCTGGGGAATCGGGGAGTTCCTGAGGCTCCAGCCTACTGGAGTTGGAGCCCCTCCCAGGTGCCTACTGAGGCCAAGAGGTAGGAGTCCTACGTCAAAGAGTGGGGAGCTGACGCTTTGAGAAGGGACATCACTTGCCCAAAAGCAGTGAAGTTAGAATTTGAATCCATGTCTGTCTGAGACCCAGGCTAAGCCACTTTGTGGTGAGTTATTTGCTGTATGTGGGGGAACAGATGGGCAGACCTCGGTTTTGTACTCTCTAGCCCATCTTTGAGTAAGAGGCAGGGGGAGAAAAAAGCCTCCAAGTTTTGTCCCTTATTTGCTGGGTGACCTCCTGCAAGATGCTCAACCATTGTGGGTTGGGGCCTCCTCCCCCATGAACAGAGAGTAGTACCAGTGTGGTTCATGTACTCAGCCAGCCCCCAGTGAGCCCAAGGCAGGTCTTGTGCCCCTGGGGCTGACCTTCTGCTGGGGGAGCTGGTTGATGGGTTAGCAGGCTAATTTCAGAGCACGATGAAGACCTGGGGGAAAGTGGTAGAGGGTGACCGGGGAGACTGTTTacagggcattccaggcagaaggagcgGCAGGTGCGAAGGCCCTGAGACAGGACCAAGCTCAGTGTGttagggaaacagtgacaagcctGTATGGCTGGCGTGGAGGTAGCCAGGGGTGTGGTGGGGCGGGGGAGACGGGGGTGGCTGGGTCCCTCACGCAGTGCCGTGGAGTGAGGCTCAGAGGGCTTGTCTGGGGATGAACAGCTAGATGTTCCCGTCAGGGCCTGGCACCTGGAAAGCTCTTGACAAGTTTGTTGGTGGAATGAGACATGTCCCTCGGCCTCTGGGTGAGGCAACGTGCAGTGGGTGAAGGGCACACGGAGGCTGTGTGCCGGGGCCCGGGAGACCTTGCTGGTGTGGAGCCTCTGACCCAGGGCCTGAAGCCACTGGGAGCTGTTCAGCAGGCAGGAATGAGGGGAAGGCCATGCCAGGAGTGGGGCTTGGGAGGAGCGGAGGCAGGCAGCCAAGAGAGGGAGAGTTCTCTGGGAAGCGGTGAGAGCAGGGGAGAGGGCGCTGATGGCGGGGGGTGGGCAGGCCTCCCAGCGGCCCGGGGGGGCAGTAGGCGGTCAGAGGGGAGGCGAGAGCTGGACTCCAGGAGGAGTGTTTTCTTACTTGATTTCCTAAGTAGCATATGATCGTGGTAGGAGGGTTGGAGCACACAGAGTGTCAGTAGGAGAAGGGAATACAAAGCACCCGTCATTCTCCTACCCAGAAATACAGACCCTCTTGACacttgctgtgtggccttgggggATTTagtttacctctctgagcctctgttttcttgtTTATAGAACGGAATAATAATAGCACCTGTCACGTAAAGTTGTGGCGAGAGTTAAATGAGTTAATCCACGCAGCATATTTAGAACGGTGCCAGCACACAGTCAGAAATAGCCATCATCACTAACAATAACAATGGTGTTATTTATAACATCATTACCGTCTCGGTGGGTGAAGAGCCCAGATGCTAGAATTTGGCCCCTGTATTCTAGTTCGGAGTACCAGACCCTCttgtgaagtcattcagtcgtgtccaactctttgcaacctcacggactgtagcctgccaggctcctctgtccatgggattttccaggcaagagtactggagtggggtgccatttccattctccaggggatcttcctgacccagggcttgaacccaggtcccctgcattgcaggcagatgctttactgtctgagccaccagggaatcccagactcccttacctgtctcctgaaaaacatgtatgcaggtcaagaagcagaagttagaactggacatggaacaactgactggttggaaattgggaaaggagtatgacaagacaGTATTTTGTtgccctgctcatttaacttatgtgcagagtatatcatgcaaaatgccagactggataaatcacagctggaatcaagatggtggggagaaataccaacaatctcaggtatgcagatgacaccactcttatggcagaaagtgaagaggaactaaagagcctcttgatgagggtgaaagagaagagtgaaaaagctggcttgaaattcaacattaagaAACCTAAtgtcatggcttctggtcccatcatttcatggcaaatagaaggggaaaaagtggaagcagtgacagactttattttcttgggctccaaaatcactgtggaggtgacagcagccatgaaattaaaagacgcttgctccttggaagaaaagctatgagaaatctagactgtcttttaaaaagcagagataccacccAGCTGACaaacatccgtctagtcaaagctatggtttttccaatggtcatgtatg includes these proteins:
- the CEBPB gene encoding CCAAT/enhancer-binding protein beta (The RefSeq protein has 9 substitutions compared to this genomic sequence), with the translated sequence MQRLVVWDPVCLPLPPPPPAFKSMEVANFYYEADCLAAAYGGKAAPAAPPADRPGPRPPTGELGSIGEHERAIDFSPYLEPLGAPQAPAPTTASDTFEAAPSAPAPVPASSGQHHDFLSDLFSDDYGGKNCKKAAEYGYVSLGRLGAAKGALHPGCFAPLHPPPPPPPPPAELKAEPGFEPADCKRKEEAGAPGGGAAGMAAGFPYALRAYLGYQAVPSGSSGSLSTSSSSSPPGTPSPADAKATPAAAACYAGAAPAPSQVKSKAKKTVDKHSDEYKIRRERNNIAVRKSRDKAKMRNLETQHKVLELTGENERLQKKVEQLSREVSTLRNLFKTLPEPLLASSGHC